In the genome of Bacillus thuringiensis, the window GTAGAAGTAATTTTCGGATATCCGGGTGGTGCCGTTTTACCTCTCTATGATGCACTGTATGATTGTGAAATTCCGCATATTTTAACAAGGCATGAGCAAGGGGCAATTCACGCTGCTGAAGGGTATGCCAGAATTACAGGGAATCCAGGGGTTGTAATTGCAACGAGTGGACCAGGTGCTACAAATGTAATTACGGGTCTAGCGGACGCGATGATCGATTCATTGCCACTTGTAGTATTTACAGGCCAAGTAGCAACAACGTTAATTGGGAGCGATGCTTTTCAAGAGGCGGATATTATGGGACTTACGATGCCAGTGACAAAACATAACTATCAAGTGCGAAAGGCCTCAGATTTACCTCGAATTATTAAAGAAGCATTTCATATTGCTAAAACAGGAAGACCAGGACCAGTCGTTATTGACCTTCCGAAAGATATGGTAGTCGAGAAGGGTGAGCGATGTAGCAATGTACAAATGGATTTACCAGGATATAACCCTAATTATGAACCGAATCTACTTCAAATAAACAAATTACTACAAGCAATTGAAACCGCAAAAAAACCGTTAATTTTAGCTGGAGCAGGTATACTGCATGCGAAAGCTTCGAAAGAATTGACAAGTTTTGCCCGTAAATATGAAATCCCTGTTGTGCATACGTTACTTGGACTTGGTGGTTTTCCGCCAGATGATGGGCTATTTCTAGGGATGGGGGGAATGCACGGTTCTTACACAGCCAATATGGCGTTATATGAATGCGACTTACTCATTAATATAGGTGCAAGATTTGACGATCGTCTTACTGGGAATTTAGCTTATTTTGCTAAAGGGGCGACTGTCGCACATATCGATATTGATCCAGTAGAAATCGGGAAAAATGTGCCGACTGAAATTCCTATTGTTGCAAGTGCTAAGCAGGCGTTAGAAGTATTGCTTCAATCAGAAGGAAAGAAAGAAAATCATCATGAATGGCTCTCTTTATTAAAGAGTAGAAAAGAAAAGTATCCATTCTCTTATAAACGAAATTCTGAAAGTATTAAACCTCAATACGCGATTGATATGCTATATGAAATCACGAAAGGAGAAGCGATTGTAACAACAGACGTTGGGCAACATCAAATGTGGGCAGCACAATACTATCCGCTGAAAAATCCAGATAAATGGGTAACTTCTGGAGGATTAGGGACGATGGGATTTGGATTTCCGGCAGCAATTGGTGCACAAATTGCAAAACCAGATGAACTAGTCATTGCAATTGTCGGTGACGCTGGGTTTCAAATGACTCTGCAAGAATTAAGTGTATTAAAAGAACATTCTTTACCTGTTAAAGTATTTATTTTAAATAATGAAGCTTTAGGGATGGTAAGGCAATGGCAAGACGAATTTTATAATCAAAGATATTCACATTCTTTATTGTCGTGTCAACCAGATTTCGTCGCTCTTGCGAATGCGTATGGTATAAAAGGTGTTCGTATTGATGACCCACTTCTTGCAAAGAAGCAATTGAAGCATGCGATCGAATTAAAAGAACCAGTCTTAATTGATTGCCGTGTACTTCAATCTGAGAAAGTTATGCCGATGGTTGCGCCCGGGAAAGGTGTTCACCAAATGGAAGGAGTGGAAAAAAGGTGAAGAGAATTGTTACAGCGACAGTTCGTAATCAGAGCGGTGTGTTAAATAGAATTACAGGTGTTATGACCCGAAGGCATTTTAATATTGAAAGTATTTCAGTGGGGCATACGGAATCATCGGATATTTCACGGATGACGATAGTTGTGCATGTGGAAAGTGAACAGCAAGTTGAGCAGTTAATTAAACAACTGCATAAGCAAATCGATGTTCTGAAAGTATCAGATATTACAGAAGAAGCAATGATTGCTAGAGAGCTTGCTCTTATTAAAGTAGCAACTTCTGTAGCAAGGGCGGAATTATATAGTTTAATTGAACCGTTTCGAGCCGCTGTAATAGATGTTGGGAAGGATTCCATAGTTGTGCAAGTAACAGGTACACAAGATAAAGTGGAAGCGTTAATTGAATTACTTAGACCATACGGTTTGAAAGAAATTGCGAGAACAGGTGTAACAGCATTTACACGTAGTATGAAAAAAC includes:
- the ilvB gene encoding acetolactate synthase large subunit; protein product: MSSKTEEKLATGAQLLLEALEKEGVEVIFGYPGGAVLPLYDALYDCEIPHILTRHEQGAIHAAEGYARITGNPGVVIATSGPGATNVITGLADAMIDSLPLVVFTGQVATTLIGSDAFQEADIMGLTMPVTKHNYQVRKASDLPRIIKEAFHIAKTGRPGPVVIDLPKDMVVEKGERCSNVQMDLPGYNPNYEPNLLQINKLLQAIETAKKPLILAGAGILHAKASKELTSFARKYEIPVVHTLLGLGGFPPDDGLFLGMGGMHGSYTANMALYECDLLINIGARFDDRLTGNLAYFAKGATVAHIDIDPVEIGKNVPTEIPIVASAKQALEVLLQSEGKKENHHEWLSLLKSRKEKYPFSYKRNSESIKPQYAIDMLYEITKGEAIVTTDVGQHQMWAAQYYPLKNPDKWVTSGGLGTMGFGFPAAIGAQIAKPDELVIAIVGDAGFQMTLQELSVLKEHSLPVKVFILNNEALGMVRQWQDEFYNQRYSHSLLSCQPDFVALANAYGIKGVRIDDPLLAKKQLKHAIELKEPVLIDCRVLQSEKVMPMVAPGKGVHQMEGVEKR
- the ilvN gene encoding acetolactate synthase small subunit, producing the protein MKRIVTATVRNQSGVLNRITGVMTRRHFNIESISVGHTESSDISRMTIVVHVESEQQVEQLIKQLHKQIDVLKVSDITEEAMIARELALIKVATSVARAELYSLIEPFRAAVIDVGKDSIVVQVTGTQDKVEALIELLRPYGLKEIARTGVTAFTRSMKKQDKQVMLIQ